One Niallia circulans DNA segment encodes these proteins:
- a CDS encoding ATP-binding cassette domain-containing protein codes for MKINQLIANNINRLNTVLPEDLSLGIAGLSGSGKTTFCQTIGEESKKRLVSLLPKAEYQYLFSNIMETNFSAIKMEDMPLVLFLGKSSISSNPRSTIGTHTGVFKEIRERLGETFHVSPEVFSFNNALGWCPACKGRGTTKNVACKKCEGKRYNPEVEQYTLSLFNKPHSISEINNLSMETILSLSEELHISDEKQKILQNIINMNIGYLTLNRIMGTLSGGELTRMYLAEFMAASSNSVIIIDEISVGLDHNTLLQILEQIKQLGYKNQIWLIDHSDTVLNTTDEQLFFGPGSGKYGGKIVNESPRPEPVNWSRKHEEPTEYYHFHDLYCRNIQMDEIQIPKNRLVSFTGESGCGKSTLVNECISKDFVRRYPKDKLVMVGQDRNQSITSRSTIATFLDIKKKLTKYSEDIDDIFQRSIEDIIAELPNEDIAHKRLSLLIKLGLGYLTLERKTQTLSTGEFQCVHLVSELFANTRNPHTLFIFDEPSKGLSQNILNQFIDSVRVILKDESVSIIMIEHNAYMLESSDFIIDFGKRQEEPVRHLDVVSFDHYFTKDNGEHNHEPVHISSTLDNKYGINYLKENHIDYFKKAENTYKGGILKSLSSMARLIYGEYESDKIAPVIAIDLERHLYSQYSFLYEMGGLINHLVAAHPTNKDTRSFDFFSQDNHCPSCSGRMEMDSFDFELVIQDKTVPFWDGLLHPDVMEVLKFYQHAKIEFLFAEIKNELGQDLSKSYNDLTEAEKHTFLYGYWEKSFYDKATKSSKKWEGFNFILGRYMVISKSIIKEQMKQSKEMIPCPICKGTILNHKKKLSFGNNDIREIIQLPINQVIEIIGQVPELEKLQSIVGGEMVLTEDVSLLPRETQVALKMFELEQASFAGYEVVLQNALPFWGKINRNIEAISSKNQLTICDFANIDETREAIIDKYFTNGKFKKLTYVYEAFGYKKLVTQINKIKTSHQCPFCKGKKVISEDNLHDGVYKLSVPCVSCLASGVNDEGRKELVEGIQVQTWLTGKVSDVIEAANIDEVADIPIFNRIRELNKRDLMAVYHYLEQNN; via the coding sequence ATGAAAATAAATCAATTGATTGCCAATAATATTAATCGCTTAAATACCGTTTTGCCTGAGGATTTATCGTTAGGAATTGCCGGGTTATCCGGCTCTGGAAAAACAACATTTTGCCAAACGATTGGGGAAGAATCAAAAAAACGGCTTGTTTCTTTATTGCCAAAGGCTGAATATCAGTATTTGTTTTCTAATATAATGGAAACGAATTTTAGCGCCATCAAAATGGAGGATATGCCTTTAGTCCTTTTTCTTGGAAAATCATCGATTTCGTCAAATCCACGCTCAACGATCGGCACACATACTGGTGTTTTTAAAGAGATTCGTGAAAGACTTGGTGAAACCTTTCATGTTTCTCCAGAAGTATTCTCCTTTAATAATGCCCTTGGCTGGTGTCCTGCCTGTAAAGGACGCGGTACTACGAAAAACGTTGCTTGTAAGAAATGCGAAGGCAAACGGTACAATCCTGAGGTAGAGCAATATACACTGTCATTATTTAATAAACCACATAGCATCTCTGAGATTAATAATTTGAGTATGGAAACAATTCTATCATTATCAGAGGAATTACATATAAGCGACGAAAAACAAAAAATCCTCCAAAATATTATCAATATGAATATTGGCTATTTGACGTTAAACCGCATAATGGGGACATTATCAGGCGGAGAATTAACGCGAATGTACTTAGCAGAGTTTATGGCAGCCAGCAGTAACAGCGTCATTATAATTGACGAAATTTCCGTTGGGCTTGATCACAACACATTGCTGCAAATTTTGGAGCAAATTAAACAACTAGGTTATAAAAATCAAATTTGGCTTATTGACCACTCTGATACAGTATTAAATACGACAGACGAACAATTGTTTTTTGGTCCAGGCAGTGGAAAATACGGCGGGAAAATTGTCAACGAATCACCGCGGCCAGAACCAGTTAATTGGAGTCGTAAACATGAAGAACCAACTGAGTACTATCACTTTCACGACCTTTACTGTCGCAACATTCAAATGGATGAAATCCAAATTCCCAAAAACAGACTTGTGAGCTTTACAGGCGAATCAGGCTGTGGCAAATCGACACTTGTAAATGAATGTATCTCCAAGGATTTTGTGAGGCGATATCCAAAAGATAAGCTAGTCATGGTTGGACAAGATCGAAACCAGTCGATAACAAGCAGGTCCACAATTGCGACATTTCTTGATATAAAGAAGAAGCTGACAAAATACAGTGAAGACATTGATGATATCTTCCAGCGGTCCATTGAGGATATTATTGCAGAGCTTCCTAATGAGGATATTGCTCATAAACGGTTGAGCTTGCTTATTAAGCTAGGACTTGGTTACTTGACGCTTGAAAGAAAAACACAGACATTATCAACTGGAGAGTTTCAATGTGTTCATTTAGTTTCAGAGCTGTTTGCGAACACAAGAAATCCTCATACCCTTTTTATTTTCGATGAACCATCAAAAGGTTTATCTCAAAATATACTAAACCAGTTTATCGATAGTGTTAGGGTTATTTTAAAAGATGAATCTGTTTCAATCATCATGATTGAACATAATGCCTACATGCTTGAAAGCTCTGATTTTATCATTGATTTTGGCAAAAGGCAGGAGGAGCCTGTGAGACATCTTGATGTTGTCAGTTTTGATCATTATTTTACAAAGGATAATGGTGAACATAATCATGAACCAGTACATATCTCTTCCACTTTAGATAATAAATACGGGATTAATTACTTAAAGGAAAATCATATAGATTACTTTAAAAAAGCGGAAAACACATATAAAGGCGGTATTTTAAAAAGCTTGTCTTCAATGGCTCGGTTGATTTACGGTGAATATGAATCAGATAAAATCGCACCAGTTATTGCCATTGATTTAGAAAGACATCTGTACAGTCAATACAGTTTTCTTTATGAGATGGGTGGTCTGATTAATCATCTAGTTGCTGCACATCCAACAAATAAAGATACTAGAAGCTTTGATTTTTTCAGCCAGGATAATCATTGTCCAAGCTGTTCAGGCCGTATGGAAATGGATAGTTTTGATTTTGAATTAGTGATTCAAGACAAAACAGTTCCGTTTTGGGACGGGCTTTTACATCCGGATGTGATGGAAGTGTTGAAGTTCTATCAGCATGCCAAAATAGAGTTTCTGTTTGCAGAAATAAAAAATGAACTAGGCCAAGATTTAAGTAAAAGCTACAATGATCTGACAGAAGCAGAAAAACATACGTTTTTATATGGATATTGGGAAAAGTCATTTTATGATAAAGCCACAAAATCGTCGAAAAAGTGGGAAGGCTTTAACTTTATCCTTGGGCGCTACATGGTTATTTCTAAATCAATAATAAAAGAGCAAATGAAGCAATCAAAAGAAATGATTCCTTGCCCAATTTGTAAAGGAACTATTTTAAACCATAAGAAAAAATTAAGCTTTGGAAACAACGATATTCGCGAGATAATCCAACTGCCGATTAATCAAGTGATTGAAATAATAGGACAAGTACCTGAGCTTGAGAAACTTCAATCAATCGTTGGCGGCGAAATGGTTCTTACAGAAGATGTTTCCTTACTTCCGAGAGAAACACAGGTAGCGTTGAAAATGTTTGAGTTAGAACAAGCAAGCTTTGCTGGCTACGAGGTAGTATTACAAAATGCCTTGCCATTCTGGGGCAAAATTAACAGGAATATAGAAGCGATCAGCAGTAAAAATCAGCTAACCATCTGTGATTTTGCCAATATTGATGAAACAAGAGAAGCGATTATTGATAAATATTTCACCAATGGTAAGTTCAAAAAACTAACATACGTATATGAAGCGTTTGGTTACAAAAAGCTTGTAACGCAAATTAATAAAATAAAGACAAGTCATCAATGTCCATTCTGCAAAGGAAAAAAAGTCATTTCAGAGGACAATTTGCATGATGGTGTTTATAAATTATCCGTCCCATGCGTCAGTTGCCTTGCGAGCGGCGTTAATGACGAAGGCCGCAAAGAGCTTGTCGAAGGAATACAAGTACAAACATGGCTGACAGGTAAAGTTAGCGATGTAATCGAAGCGGCAAATATAGATGAAGTTGCTGATATTCCTATCTTTAACCGAATTAGAGAGTTGAATAAACGAGACTTAATGGCGGTCTATCATTATCTTGAGCAAAATAATTAA
- a CDS encoding DNA-binding protein has protein sequence MDIDFFWIGAGLAVFGYFIGDGLKNFKNPKGSPSGHPTLIKEKDLYIYLGLRPEEVKELLVKYPEAPKLVLKGTTYYPYEHFTQWLSSEDIYKNR, from the coding sequence GTGGATATTGATTTTTTCTGGATAGGTGCAGGGTTGGCAGTGTTTGGTTATTTTATAGGCGATGGCTTAAAAAATTTCAAAAATCCAAAAGGAAGCCCGTCAGGACATCCGACATTAATCAAAGAAAAAGACTTATATATTTATTTAGGCTTGCGACCAGAAGAAGTGAAAGAGCTGTTAGTTAAGTATCCGGAAGCACCTAAGCTAGTCTTAAAAGGAACGACCTATTATCCGTATGAACACTTCACACAATGGCTATCGTCAGAAGATATTTATAAAAACAGATAG
- a CDS encoding cation diffusion facilitator family transporter, translating to MKELFILLKQGNKAALTAGIVNAIIATIRGIAFAFTGNVAMFAETMHGIGDAANQFFVYIGSALSKKAPTERFPSGFGRLVNLVLLGAVLIVGIMSYETIKEGVHHIIHPTESAGFAIVVTVLAIGVVLESSVLYKAMKEIMHETNSSAKGMQIIFKSFQLVGKAKPATKLVFMEDLVAAGGGLLALAAVIISKYTGFHALEGIASVIIGIMMFFVVGKVFLDNAAGVIGESDDEMEIQIGQLVMQDPLVKDIQELVVIKEGEHFHVEVKVELAPTLTIAEADNVRLRIEAKIGQVEGITDVIIEFVKDDGILNWKPEENPNI from the coding sequence ATGAAAGAGTTATTTATTCTATTGAAACAGGGAAACAAAGCGGCATTAACGGCAGGGATTGTCAATGCAATAATTGCCACAATTAGAGGAATTGCCTTTGCCTTTACAGGAAACGTTGCAATGTTTGCAGAAACCATGCATGGAATCGGGGATGCAGCCAATCAATTCTTTGTTTATATTGGTTCGGCACTTTCTAAAAAGGCTCCAACAGAACGATTTCCTAGTGGTTTTGGAAGATTAGTCAACTTAGTGCTACTAGGTGCAGTATTAATTGTTGGTATTATGAGTTATGAAACGATTAAAGAGGGCGTTCATCATATCATTCATCCAACAGAATCTGCTGGATTTGCGATTGTTGTAACTGTATTAGCTATCGGAGTCGTTTTAGAGTCCTCTGTGCTATACAAAGCAATGAAGGAAATCATGCATGAAACAAATTCTTCTGCAAAAGGAATGCAGATCATTTTCAAAAGCTTTCAGTTAGTTGGGAAAGCAAAACCAGCCACAAAATTGGTATTCATGGAGGATTTAGTTGCTGCTGGTGGCGGTCTACTCGCTTTAGCTGCTGTTATCATTTCTAAATATACTGGTTTCCATGCATTAGAGGGAATTGCTTCCGTTATTATCGGAATTATGATGTTTTTTGTTGTTGGAAAGGTATTTCTTGACAATGCTGCAGGTGTAATTGGCGAATCAGATGATGAAATGGAAATCCAAATTGGTCAGCTTGTCATGCAGGATCCTTTAGTGAAAGATATCCAAGAATTAGTCGTTATTAAAGAGGGCGAACACTTCCATGTGGAAGTAAAAGTGGAGCTAGCTCCAACTCTTACTATCGCTGAAGCAGATAATGTCAGACTTAGGATAGAGGCTAAAATTGGACAAGTAGAAGGCATTACAGATGTTATTATCGAGTTCGTTAAAGATGACGGCATCCTTAATTGGAAACCGGAAGAAAATCCGAACATATAA
- a CDS encoding DNA alkylation repair protein, producing MEFKTVMEELEALGKERMKKMYMTNGAQEPLFGAATGAMKPIKRKIKINQPLAEELYATGNYDAMYFAGVIADPKAMTEADFDRWIDKAYFYMLSDYVVAVTLSESDIAQEVSDKWIESGDELKMSAGWSCYCWLLGNRKDSEFSEEKIANMLDKVKDSIHEAPERTKSAMNNFVYTVGISYKPLHEKAVETAKQIGVVEMKRDNKKSSFLNAAENIQKQVDLGKLGFKRKYVRC from the coding sequence TTGGAATTCAAAACGGTTATGGAAGAGCTAGAAGCACTTGGTAAGGAAAGAATGAAAAAAATGTACATGACAAATGGTGCACAGGAACCATTGTTTGGGGCAGCAACAGGTGCGATGAAACCAATTAAAAGGAAAATAAAAATAAATCAGCCATTGGCAGAAGAGCTATACGCAACAGGAAACTATGATGCTATGTATTTTGCAGGTGTTATTGCCGATCCAAAAGCGATGACGGAAGCGGATTTTGATCGTTGGATTGATAAAGCATACTTTTATATGCTGTCCGATTATGTGGTAGCGGTAACATTGTCGGAGTCAGATATTGCCCAAGAGGTTTCAGATAAATGGATTGAAAGCGGAGATGAGCTGAAAATGTCGGCAGGCTGGAGCTGCTATTGCTGGCTGTTAGGCAATCGCAAGGACAGTGAATTCTCTGAAGAGAAGATTGCCAATATGCTTGATAAGGTGAAAGACTCTATTCATGAGGCACCAGAACGAACAAAGTCTGCGATGAATAACTTCGTATACACGGTTGGTATTTCTTATAAACCGCTTCATGAGAAAGCAGTTGAAACTGCCAAGCAAATAGGCGTAGTCGAAATGAAACGCGATAATAAAAAAAGCAGTTTTCTTAATGCAGCTGAAAATATTCAAAAACAAGTCGATTTAGGAAAGCTTGGCTTCAAACGTAAATATGTAAGATGTTAA
- a CDS encoding HEAT repeat domain-containing protein, producing MKWSFFKKKSYYPADNYSKEYIEEVLNYTQGSLLTKIPAIFELLLTSSTELKMRAVQVLYMRVSNLNILELSRLDSLFRERTSLHWSYDWKKENPESLFVPSMSEDEKTVILGLCSFHPNGYFREKALHKLAQQNTGKEFPYLLLRCNDWVKEIKKPAAQYIKSRLTEQHLEEIVKCLPYINNNSNVFNKVVQLLTKKESFPYLDKGTVSKDRSTRLACYQMTMNLNVVSKESLMKYYRKEKEPSLRLFIFNEWKRDIQVDDFKNSYPLLKRDNSPTIRLHALKEFIAYFPSERSKQLEAALLDKNRAIRDYARYLIKKYDTTYDFVHFYSRKKTAHLSVHIAILGIGEAGRKEHAELIAPYLKHHNVAIVKAAIRAVAMLDGETYKSSFADLLNCKHRGISKAATKAITTLNYEDMKESLFTLYEDTIYDHTKNNTALLLSSLPKWQALIYIIKFYVNTEDDEISNLGERQLEGWIAQYNRSFVLPTKQQIETIKALLYKHRHDLEQQQVSAIEFCLKGIETRG from the coding sequence TTGAAATGGTCATTTTTCAAAAAGAAATCCTATTATCCAGCAGATAACTATTCAAAGGAATATATAGAAGAGGTGCTTAATTATACGCAAGGCAGCTTATTAACAAAAATCCCTGCGATTTTTGAACTATTACTAACAAGCTCAACGGAATTGAAAATGAGAGCAGTGCAAGTATTGTATATGCGTGTATCAAACTTAAATATTTTAGAATTATCGAGGCTTGATTCTTTATTTAGAGAACGTACATCCTTGCATTGGTCCTATGACTGGAAAAAGGAAAACCCGGAAAGTCTGTTTGTGCCCAGTATGTCGGAAGACGAAAAAACAGTTATATTAGGCTTATGCAGTTTTCATCCAAATGGGTATTTTAGAGAAAAGGCACTGCATAAATTAGCACAGCAAAATACAGGAAAAGAATTCCCGTACTTACTATTAAGATGTAATGACTGGGTTAAAGAAATAAAAAAGCCAGCAGCACAATACATAAAGTCACGATTAACTGAACAGCATTTAGAGGAAATTGTTAAGTGTCTTCCGTATATAAACAACAACAGCAACGTCTTTAATAAAGTTGTGCAGCTTCTAACCAAAAAGGAGTCTTTCCCTTACTTGGATAAGGGCACAGTATCAAAAGACAGGTCAACTCGGTTAGCTTGTTATCAAATGACGATGAACTTGAATGTGGTTAGTAAAGAATCCCTTATGAAGTACTATCGCAAAGAAAAAGAGCCGTCATTGAGACTATTCATTTTTAATGAATGGAAGAGGGATATACAGGTTGATGATTTTAAGAACTCTTATCCTCTTTTAAAAAGGGACAATTCTCCGACAATTCGTTTACATGCATTAAAAGAATTTATTGCTTACTTTCCAAGTGAGCGTTCTAAACAGTTAGAAGCGGCATTATTAGATAAAAACAGGGCAATAAGAGATTATGCTAGATATTTAATAAAAAAGTACGATACAACCTACGATTTTGTTCATTTTTACAGTCGGAAGAAAACCGCTCATCTGTCAGTGCATATAGCAATTTTAGGCATAGGTGAAGCGGGCAGAAAGGAGCATGCAGAATTAATTGCTCCATACTTAAAGCATCATAATGTTGCCATCGTGAAGGCAGCGATTCGTGCTGTAGCCATGTTAGACGGTGAAACATATAAAAGTAGCTTTGCTGATCTGCTGAATTGTAAGCATAGAGGTATTTCTAAAGCAGCAACAAAGGCAATAACTACTCTTAATTATGAGGATATGAAAGAGTCTCTTTTTACACTTTATGAAGATACTATATACGACCATACTAAAAACAATACAGCGTTGTTATTAAGCTCACTTCCAAAATGGCAGGCACTTATATATATAATAAAGTTCTATGTAAATACTGAAGACGATGAAATTTCCAATTTAGGCGAAAGACAGCTAGAAGGATGGATTGCCCAGTATAATCGCAGTTTTGTTTTACCAACAAAGCAGCAAATTGAAACTATAAAAGCCTTATTATATAAGCATAGACATGATTTAGAACAACAACAGGTAAGTGCCATTGAATTTTGTTTGAAAGGGATTGAAACAAGAGGATAG
- a CDS encoding YdeI/OmpD-associated family protein — MTTLNPKVDEFINKAKSWQEEYIKLRSIICDCELTEEFKWMHPCYTLNNKNIVLIHGFKEYVALLFHKGALLKDPEGILVQQTENVQAARQIRFTNLQEIVEKEAVIKAYIHEAIAVEEAGLEVELKKNEEYSVPEELQQKFAENPAFKEAFEALTPGRQRAYLLHFSQAKQAKTREARIEKYLPHILEGKGLNDK; from the coding sequence ATGACAACATTAAATCCAAAGGTCGATGAGTTTATAAATAAAGCCAAGAGCTGGCAGGAGGAATATATTAAGCTAAGAAGCATCATTTGCGACTGCGAGCTTACTGAAGAATTTAAGTGGATGCATCCTTGTTATACGCTAAATAACAAAAACATTGTGTTAATACATGGCTTTAAAGAATATGTTGCATTGCTGTTTCATAAAGGTGCGTTGCTAAAGGATCCAGAGGGTATTTTAGTTCAACAAACAGAAAATGTCCAAGCAGCCCGTCAAATTCGCTTTACTAATTTACAAGAAATAGTCGAAAAGGAAGCAGTTATAAAAGCCTATATTCACGAAGCAATAGCAGTCGAGGAAGCTGGTTTAGAGGTAGAGCTTAAAAAGAATGAGGAATATAGCGTACCAGAAGAGCTTCAGCAAAAATTCGCAGAAAATCCTGCGTTTAAAGAAGCTTTTGAAGCATTAACACCTGGGAGACAAAGAGCCTATCTGTTGCATTTTTCGCAAGCAAAACAGGCGAAAACAAGAGAGGCAAGAATAGAAAAGTATTTACCGCATATTCTTGAGGGAAAAGGCTTAAATGATAAGTAA
- a CDS encoding M24 family metallopeptidase yields the protein MTTTRKTIEYTKVPEPTTSVAMEPVDLNDETMDLHKQKILKRMQEKQLDVLVIYADREHGVNFGYLTGFEPRFEEAALVLHKDGKAYMMLGNESLRMQQYSRIKVEAVHTPYFSLPNQPMGNSKTLDGLMEDAGIKQGMKAGIAGWKLFTSVLEDNEQIYDVPYFIVTAVKEAIGEQGSLINATSLFIHPGEGARVIMNANEIAHYEFGASLASDRILNLLNKLEPGISEMELAGELAAWGQQTNVQTIVATGDRFTNAVVAPRAKKVSVGDKFSATLGFRGGLSSRSGYAVASQEDLPVEVKDYLEAVAKPYYAASVAWYENIAIGMSGNDMYELIEEVIPKAEYGWKLNPGHLTAGEEWMSSPIYSGSEIPVESGMLFQMDIIPSIPGYGGASAEDGVAIADEKLRDELAAHYPEVWDRIQARRQYMIQTLGINLNPEVLPLSNINGYMRPYLLNKQYAFKVKS from the coding sequence ATGACCACAACAAGAAAGACAATTGAATACACAAAAGTGCCTGAGCCAACTACATCTGTAGCTATGGAGCCGGTCGATTTAAATGATGAAACAATGGACCTACATAAACAGAAAATATTAAAGCGTATGCAGGAAAAACAGCTTGATGTATTAGTCATATATGCAGACCGGGAGCATGGTGTGAATTTTGGCTATTTAACAGGGTTTGAACCAAGATTTGAGGAAGCCGCATTGGTTCTTCATAAAGACGGTAAGGCATATATGATGTTAGGCAATGAATCGTTAAGGATGCAGCAATACAGTCGTATTAAAGTCGAAGCAGTACATACACCGTATTTCTCTTTACCTAATCAGCCAATGGGAAATAGTAAAACATTAGATGGGTTGATGGAGGATGCCGGGATAAAACAAGGAATGAAAGCTGGAATTGCCGGATGGAAGCTGTTCACAAGTGTATTAGAGGATAATGAACAAATCTACGATGTGCCATATTTTATCGTTACTGCCGTTAAAGAAGCAATCGGAGAGCAAGGCTCATTAATAAATGCAACTTCCTTATTCATTCATCCTGGTGAGGGTGCACGGGTTATTATGAATGCGAATGAAATTGCCCATTATGAGTTTGGTGCTTCATTAGCATCAGACCGTATACTGAATTTGCTTAATAAATTGGAACCTGGCATATCGGAAATGGAGCTCGCTGGTGAACTGGCTGCCTGGGGCCAGCAAACAAATGTGCAGACAATTGTTGCTACAGGCGACAGATTTACAAATGCAGTCGTAGCACCAAGAGCGAAAAAGGTCAGTGTTGGTGATAAGTTTTCCGCAACATTAGGGTTCCGAGGCGGTCTTAGCAGCAGATCAGGTTATGCAGTCGCATCACAGGAAGATCTTCCAGTAGAGGTCAAGGACTATTTAGAAGCAGTAGCCAAACCGTATTATGCTGCAAGTGTCGCATGGTATGAAAATATTGCGATTGGCATGAGTGGCAATGACATGTATGAATTAATTGAAGAGGTTATTCCGAAGGCTGAATATGGCTGGAAGCTCAATCCAGGCCACTTAACAGCAGGTGAAGAATGGATGTCATCCCCGATTTACTCAGGCTCTGAGATTCCTGTTGAAAGTGGAATGCTATTTCAAATGGACATCATTCCAAGTATCCCAGGCTATGGTGGCGCTAGTGCAGAGGATGGTGTAGCGATTGCTGACGAAAAATTAAGAGACGAGCTGGCTGCTCACTATCCAGAAGTTTGGGATCGTATTCAAGCAAGACGGCAATATATGATCCAAACATTAGGAATAAATCTCAATCCAGAGGTATTGCCGCTATCTAATATTAATGGCTATATGCGCCCATATCTTTTAAATAAACAGTATGCATTTAAGGTGAAAAGCTAA
- a CDS encoding MFS transporter, with product MSKFHIDSFRFLWIGQVLANLGDVIYTVCLTTIVYKATGSVTLMSFVPFVITITALFSGFIAPLIIDKYKLKWILFFSQSGKTALLLVLCLFVPFIHINNLLFLYFLIAIISFLDGFATPARNALVPVLVKESELVKANSFLAILDQLTQLIAWPIGSILLVVWEGSYLLWLTFLLFVLSSIFMFLIKQEDEPPKESHASVWESISEGWLIIVKSKQLKSVTIMSLLETLANGVWIAAILYVYVEDVLHKQEFWWGVINAFFFAGMFVGGLIVYRVSGKLELQLGKYIIWSTCCLSLLTLFFALVSNVWLALAISLVYGFPQMVRDVAEVSIVQKSVRKEQLAKVFSARGTIMYAAFGISAVILGWITEEYGVTTTFLIAAGFFLLSFLVGISNRKHLHVKQKS from the coding sequence ATGTCAAAATTTCATATTGATTCTTTTAGGTTTCTTTGGATTGGTCAAGTGCTGGCTAATCTTGGAGATGTTATTTATACTGTCTGTTTAACGACAATTGTATATAAAGCAACTGGTTCTGTTACGTTAATGTCTTTTGTACCTTTTGTAATAACAATAACTGCCTTATTTAGTGGGTTTATTGCACCACTCATCATAGATAAATATAAACTGAAGTGGATTTTGTTTTTTTCGCAAAGTGGCAAAACAGCATTACTGCTTGTACTTTGCTTATTTGTTCCATTTATACATATAAATAATTTGCTTTTTTTGTATTTCCTAATTGCGATAATTTCCTTTTTGGATGGCTTCGCAACACCAGCTAGAAATGCGCTTGTACCTGTTTTAGTGAAGGAAAGTGAACTTGTCAAAGCAAATAGTTTTTTAGCGATTTTAGACCAATTAACTCAGTTAATAGCTTGGCCAATTGGGAGTATATTGTTAGTTGTTTGGGAAGGAAGCTATCTGCTTTGGCTGACTTTCCTGTTATTTGTCCTCTCCTCGATATTCATGTTCCTTATAAAACAAGAAGATGAACCTCCTAAAGAGTCACACGCTTCTGTTTGGGAGTCTATCAGTGAAGGCTGGCTGATTATTGTTAAGTCTAAACAATTAAAATCTGTTACAATAATGAGTCTGCTCGAAACCCTTGCAAATGGGGTGTGGATTGCTGCCATTTTATATGTGTATGTGGAGGATGTTCTTCATAAACAGGAGTTTTGGTGGGGAGTTATCAATGCTTTTTTCTTTGCGGGAATGTTTGTTGGCGGGTTAATTGTATACAGAGTTTCTGGTAAATTGGAATTGCAGCTTGGAAAATATATCATCTGGTCGACATGCTGTTTATCTTTGCTTACATTGTTTTTTGCATTAGTATCAAATGTTTGGTTGGCTCTTGCTATTTCCTTAGTATATGGGTTTCCTCAAATGGTAAGGGATGTCGCAGAGGTGTCAATTGTCCAAAAGAGTGTGAGAAAAGAACAGCTTGCTAAAGTATTTTCAGCACGAGGCACTATAATGTATGCAGCCTTTGGTATTTCCGCTGTAATATTAGGCTGGATAACAGAGGAATATGGTGTGACAACTACATTTCTTATTGCAGCAGGATTTTTCCTGCTTTCGTTCCTAGTTGGTATTTCTAATCGAAAACATCTACATGTTAAACAAAAAAGTTAA